The Stomoxys calcitrans chromosome 3, idStoCalc2.1, whole genome shotgun sequence genome includes a region encoding these proteins:
- the LOC106085098 gene encoding angiotensin-converting enzyme — MKLLVVALLAGLALCHGATKEEIIATEYLENINKELAQHTNVETEASWAYASNITDENERVRNEISAENAKFLKEVAKDITKFNWRTYGSADVRRQFKTLSKTGYSALPAEDYAELLEVLSAMESNFAKVRVCDYKNSAKCDLSLDPEIEEIITKSRDPEELKYYWTQFYDKAGTPTRSNFERYVELNGKSAKLNNFTDGAEVWLDEYEDSTFEEQLEAIFEDIKPLYEQVHGYVRYRLNKFYGDDVVSKTGPLPMHLLGNMWAQQWSSIADIVSPFPEKPLVDVSDEMAAQGYTPLKMFEMGDDFFQSMGLKKLPQEFWDKSILEKPTDGRDLVCHASAWDFYLTDDVRIKQCTRVTQDQFFTVHHELGHIQYFLQYQHQPFVYRTGANPGFHEAVGDVLSLSVSTPKHLERVGLLKNYVSDNEARINQLFLTALDKIVFLPFAFTMDKYRWALFRGQVDKSEWNCAFWKLREEYSGIEPPVVRTEKDFDAPAKYHVSADVEYLRYLVSFIIQFQFYKSACITANEYVPYNPEYPLDNCDIYGSKEAGKLFEKMLSMGASKPWPDALEAFNGERTMTGKAIAEYFEPLRVWLEQENAKNNVVIGWTKSDKCVSA; from the exons ATGAAATTATTGGTTGTCGCTCTTTTGGCCGGTTTGGCG CTTTGCCACGGTGCCACCAAAGAGGAAATCATTGCCACCGAATACTTGGAAAACATCAACAAGGAATTGGCCCAACACACCAATGTCGAAACAGAGGCCTCTTGGGCCTATGCCTCCAACATTACCGATGAGAATGAGCGCGTCCGCAATGAAATCTCTGCTGAGAATGCCAAATTCTTGAAAGAAGTTGCCAAGGATATTACGAAATTCAATTGGCGCACCTATGGTTCCGCTGATGTCAGACGTCAATTCAAGACTTTGTCCAAGACTGGCTATTCCGCTTTGCCCGCCGAAGATTATGCCGAGCTTTTGGAAGTCTTGTCTGCCATGGAATCGAACTTTGCCAAAGTACGCGTTTGCGATTACAAGAATTCGGCCAAGTGTGATTTGTCTTTGGATCCTGAAATTGAAGAAATCATTACCAAGAGCCGTGATCCCGAGGAATTGAAATACTATTGGACTCAATTTTACGATAAGGCTGGCACTCCCACACGTTCGAATTTTGAGCGTTATGTGGAATTGAATGGCAAATCCGCTAAATTGAATA ACTTCACCGATGGTGCCGAAGTTTGGTTGGATGAATATGAGGATTCCACTTTCGAGGAACAATTGGAAGCCATCTTTGAGGATATTAAGCCTTTGTACGAACAAGTTCATGGTTATGTTCGTTATCGTTTAAACAAATTCTATGGTGATGATGTGGTGTCCAAAACCGGTCCCTTGCCCATGCATTTGTTGGGTAACATGTGGGCCCAACAATGGTCCAGCATTGCTGATATCGTTTCTCCCTTCCCCGAAAAGCCTTTGGTAGATGTTAGCGATGAAATGGCAGCCCAGGGCTACACTCCCTTGAAAATGTTCGAAATGGGTGATGATTTCTTCCAGTCCATGGGTTTGAAGAAATTGCCTCA AGAATTCTGGGATAAAAGTATCTTGGAGAAACCTACCGATGGCCGTGATTTGGTTTGCCATGCTTCCGCCTGGGATTTCTATTTGACCGATGATGTTCGCATTAAGCAATGTACCCGTGTCACCCAAGACCAATTCTTCACTGTCCACCATGAATTGGGTCACATTCAATATTTCTTGCAGTACCAACATCAACCCTTCGTTTATCGCACTGGTGCCAATCCTGGCTTCCATGAGGCCGTTGGTGATGTCTTGTCCTTGTCTGTCTCCACCCCCAAGCATTTGGAGCGTGTGGGTCTCTTGAAGAACTATGTGAGCGATAATGAGGCGCGCATCAATCAATTGTTCTTGACT gCTTTGGATAAAATTGTCTTCTTGCCTTTTGCCTTCACCATGGACAAATACCGTTGGGCCTTGTTCCGTGGTCAAGTGGACAAATCCGAATGGAACTGTGCCTTCTGGAAATTGCGTGAAGAATATTCCGGCATTGAACCTCCAGTAGTTCGTACCGAAAAGGACTTTGATGCTCCTGCCAAGTACCATGTCTCTGCCGATGTTGAATATTTGAGATATTTGGTTTCCTTCATCATTCAATTCCAATTCTATAAATCCGCTTGCATCACCGCCAACGAATATGTGCCCTACAATCCTGAATATCCTTTGGATAATTGTGATATCTATGGCAGCAAGGAAGCTGGCAAATTATTCGA aaaaatgttgtcCATGGGTGCCTCCAAACCCTGGCCCGATGCATTGGAAGCGTTCAATGGTGAACGCACCATGACTGGTAAGGCTATTGCTGAGTACTTCGAACCCCTGCGTGTCTGGCTGGAACAAGAGAATGCGaagaataatgttgtcattggcTGGACTAAATCAGACA AATGCGTTTCAGCCTAA